One Populus nigra chromosome 16, ddPopNigr1.1, whole genome shotgun sequence genomic window, tgacaaacaaataattggatttttcttatatgaaaaatatatttttaatttttaattatatatactgGTAAATGAattggtataatttttttagtattattattttcaagagaTCTAATTATAAAAGATATGCAACAGAAACATATACACAAACTACTATCTATTTTATatctatatctttttttttatttcaatgtaatataaatttatttatatgttttaacaATAAGCATactaattcaataataaattgtcaatatttattttaaaaacctaaaatataatttaataaatgataaaaatattttaattataaataatctaaaataatcaattaaatattataaaaaaaactattatttaatcGTTGAATAATACAGTCCAGAGCCACCAAAACCGTAGttattaaaaaagcaaaaagctcTTAGCAGTTTCAAAGCCCAAGCCCAAACGAGCAAACAAAAGGCCCAGCTCAGTCCACCTGCCTAAAACCCCACAAATAATCTCCTCCATCCCTTACAAGCAAAAACCCTAGCTAGCTGAAATAGAAAACACGGTTCTCGCTCGCCTCTTCCTATTTTCTCTTCGCATACAAGAAGAAATCTGAAAATCAGTGATGTTGAAGGTTAAAACCCCGAAGTACGGAAGAGTCAAGCGAGAGCTTGAaaaacgagaaccaaaacttgTAAGCTCTCGGCAACCAGCCAGCCAGCCATCCAATCTATCATTCATGTTTCTCTTTGGTTTCTATcaaaaaggataattttttcttgatggttttttccttttttgtgttttaatgcAGGTTGAGTTGGCGAAGAAGACACTGATACTACAAGGAACAAAAACAAGCAATGTTTTGAATACTGTATTGAGTGAAATATATCATCTCAAGAGAGATAACGCAATTCGATATACGCGTAAGAATGACAGTATAAGGCCTTTTGAGTCCGGTGGCGAAACTtctttggagttcttttctaTGAAAACCGATTGCAGTATCTTTGTGGTGAGTTTAGTGCCAAAGCGTTGTTCAATAAGAAATATGTATTGTATTTTGTGGttttacttcattttttttaattgtattgaatTGGATATCGAGTTCTTTTCTATGAAAACCGATTGCAGTATCTTTGTGGTGAGTTTGGTGCCAAAGCTTTGTTCATTTAGAAATATGTATTGTATTTTGtgcttttacttcttttttttttaattgtattgaatTGGATATCGAGTTCTTTTCTATGAAAACCGATTGCAGTATCTTTGTGATGAGTTTGGTGCCAAAGCTTTGTTCAATTAGAAATATGTATTGTATTTTGTGGttttacttcattttttttgttttaattgtatTGAATTGGATATCAATCTTGTTTTTATGCATGCATTGCTCGAAGACGAGTACTGTAGTAATTTGATTTGGAAATTGGCATATGAGTGTGGTAGGTTATGCAAGGACGGATATTTGGACGTTTTCTCTGTTTTCAATATGATTAGGATATTGAGGAATAGGAATGGTGCTGTTTTTTTTCTGACATTGATGCTTAGTTTCAAAGCCAGTGAGGCAATTTGAGGTGATTTCAGAATGCTGCTAAAGTGTTGAAATGATTTTCTTTACATAAGATAGTAAGTTTTTTAAGATAGGTGAAAcgttttttattgtctttaaaAGTGGCTCtagtttttttaagatatttgctggtttttattattttgtttcttcctttGCTATTTGCTGAATGTATGCCTTTTATTGGGTTCATGAATTTGTGATACTGTGCGTTATATATTCTATGCAAATTACTCGACATGATCTTCTATAGCAACATAGCTATGTGTATTTTCTGTTGTTGGAATtgcttttttgttcaatttccaCCTATTTTTACATGTAACTCTCCACTGTCGCATATTTTCCCTGCTTGTTTTTTGATCTGAGTGAGTAATGGAATTTGCTCACTGTTGATTTTAGAAATAAACTGCTGCTTTCTttgcatcatattttttttttccttggaaaatGTGATATTGCCACATCTACTTAAATATGTCTCTTGGAATGTATTTTGCAGTATGGTTCCACTTCAAAGAAACGTCCTGACAATCTTGTCATAGGGCGAACATATGACCACCACATATATGATCTTATAGAAGTTGGGGTTGAAAATTTTAAACGAATGGATTCCTTCACTTATGATAAGAAACTAGCTCCGCAAGCAGGATCAAAACCTTTCATTGTTTTTAGTGGAGAAGCATTTGAGAGTGTAGATGAGTTGAAACATCTGAAGGAGGTTTTGCTTGAGCTCTTAAGGGGAGAGGTTTGTTTCTTCTACCTTTGCTCCTTCTgttctcaattttaaaagataactaAATAAGCTTTGACCCAATTCATGCAGGTTGTGGATAATTTGAATCTTGCTGGGTTGGGCCGTGTTTATGTATGTACAGCTATATCTTCAAATCGGGTGTTCCTCACTCACTGTGCAATGCGGCTAAAAAAGTCTGGCACAATAGTCCCAAGGATAGAACTGGTAGAAATTGGCCCTTCCATGGATTTTGTAGTTCGTCGTCATCGTCTTCCTAATGAAAGCTTAAAGAAAGAAGCCATGAAATCTGCTAAAGATAAGCTTCATAAGAAGGTTAGCTAGCTAAATACTTACCCCTTTTCATCTGAGAATGAAATGGCATTTCGTTAATGTTGCCAGTTTTCTGCTTGCAGATTAAAAATGTTAGTAAAGATGCTCTACAAGGGAAGCTTGGAAAGATTTATGTACCTGATCAAAAGGTAATTAAACATTTATTCATTGCGAGGACTGTTTGGGGGTGAATCTGATCTCATGCTAGATGTGGCCTTATTTGCCCATGGCCAGCAGCCatgtttagttttaaattgCGTCTCTTTATTGTAACCTCtctatttttaagttttgtGATGTGgatgattttgtttctttaggTTGGAGAGATGGCGCTACCTAACAAAGCTAAAGGAGTGAAGAGAGAGCGCCGTGAAGCTAAAATGAAGAACTCAAATAATGAGCGCGCATCAAAAAAGCAGAAAGAAGATTCTTAGATAAATACTTCGACTCCCAGGCTGCTGCTGTATTTAACTTTATGTTACGTGAAGAGAGTGTCGCCAAGATGGAAGAACTAAAATATTGAACCTGAGTTTCTTAGATAATTATTTCGACTCCAAGCTGCCGCATttaactttatgttttttctttgttggggAAGGAGAGGGTAACTGCATTCTGATCTAGTAGAAATCAAATGCGGCAGATAGAAGGAGCAAATATATTCTCTCTTACTATTTCCATATAGACTTGTATGCTTATGAGATTTTGGGTATTTTCCGCAGCAAATTATATTGCTTTCAGTTGCAGATGTCAAAATTATACTATTAGCAAGTTCAATTTTTTCTGTGAAATAACCCGAAGAGGTTCAATTTTTATACATTCTAATAGCAATCGGAACATCAGAAAaggttttcaaggaaaaaagaagctttTAGTTGCTCTAGATTTAATTGGGTAAATTGGGCCAGGCATGTAAAGCGTTTGCAGTGAAGAAGCTTATCACCAGTAGTCATGACAAATATTACAAATTTCTCTGTCaatctctgtttttgtttttacagcTTCATTTGTACCTAATCATCCTATTCCATGGAGCTCATATTTGCATCTAGGAATGCTACTGCAGTTTGTGAGAATAAATTGCACCGAAGTAGTTCACAGGATTTGTTCCTGGAGGTTCTTAATCAATTGACAAGTTCGTTTCTGAGTCGACATGTATAGTTGGTTACTAGCTGTAAACATAATGCCAGCAATATCTTGGCAGATTTTCCTGATAACATCATGGCTAAACTTTTGCAAGTGCAGGCACAAAAGCAGATAAGAGATTGGCAGCAGCATTGATAGCATTTGTTGCTGCGGGGAGAAAAGCCAGAACTGCCGGGTTTCTGTCATCTTGTCATGTCTAGGGTAACGGTTGGAGCCATTGTAATTCCATGCTGTTGTCTAAGCATATTGGCTTCCCTGCCTTCATTTTGATCCCATGATTGTCATCCAACCAAGAAATTGGAGATCagatttaatgaaagaaaatcagAAAGTCGGGGAGTCATAAAATACCAACATGTTCATATACATGTCTTTCATGGTACCCAAATGTAAACTTGTATAATTCTCTGGACAAACTTTGCTTGTGAAGTTTACGAATATAAAGACTAGTAAATGTAGACCAAGTTTGTCATCCAACATTTTCAGGTGTTTAACATTTTCCTACACAACAATCTGTCGGTGAACAACTGGTAGCTGAGGAAGGGCTAACAGCAAGAGTCATTCTGACAAGTTtatttacttgtattttttcGAAGGGTAATGGAAACAGAAAGCTTATAAATATCTGAACAGATGTAAACATAGTACATAGCCCCTTATCAAATCCACGATTCTTGAGCTCTTGACACAAAGCACAAGTCTCGGCAGCAGTGCACTAGCCAATCCACACAAGGGTCCTCCTCCAAGTCATATTGGCCCCTTAATTTTGAGCAATAGCAACATGAGTAGAAGCATGCAAAACCCATCAGTAACGCTTATACTGCTCCACTCATGAAACATGCTGCAATTCCACCCAGTAAACATGCAGTTTAAGCcatgaaagaaattttaagacaTGAAAGAAAATCTTTATTAGAGAATTAAAATCAGCTGATCGATTAGCTTGGCTTACTTGTGGATGCTCCATTCACGATTTAAGCAATCTGTCCAAATGTGATTCAAGGACAAAGGCACGATCACACCTAAGAAATTAAAGTGCTAGTTAGTAACTAAAGAAAAGGCTACAATTAAGTAACGATACTTGATAGTTTTAGCTAGAAAACTGGAGAATCTAGTTAAGTTCTAAATATGCTAATTTTCAGGATTATCACAGCAAAGGCGAAGACCAGTGGCCACTTCCCTGCTACATCACGAACGTGCCTCATGGCCATATGTGGAGCATAAGGGTGTATAGGATTGGGTTTTGGAACTCCTGAAACAAGAATTGGACCTTGATGGACATCAGCTGAGTATCTTGACTGGTCATGTAACGGAGGATGCATCTTGTTATAAAATCaactatctatttttttacaatccaacaactagaaataaaaatcaaaacccctTCCTCTTCAAGTTCCAGGAAACTCTATGCAATGTTCTCTGCCCTCATTTCCTTTTAGTTTATCTGGTTTCTGAGTGATTCTTCAAGCAGTTGTTTTATCTTGAGTCCAATTTCCTGGACTATTTCTCCTCCTTTGAAAGTTTCTTGGAAGATTACAAGTCCCGGATTTTAACTTGTCATTGACCAAGACTAGTCAGAATTCAGTATCATATTATTCTTGCTTCATAGCTGATAATTAacacataattatatattacaTGTTACAGTAGGATAACAATACACGAGGCTGGCCATTCATTACCATGAAACGTTACTGATTGTTGATGTAGTGCCTCTTAAGAGGGAGCACAGTACTATTATTAGTACCCTTTACAAAACAAGAGGGATTAGGATTTGAGTTAGAATTCTAGATTAAACAACACAtcattaatcataaaaaaaaaaaaactgacatcGTCATCCTGCTCCTCAATGCAACCATGCAAGCCCAAGACAAATGAAAGTGAATTGTTGTTCACTGGTTATAGTCTACTCTTTCTTTCCTTgtcctttgttttcttcaacTTTGTCTGTTTTCTACTGTTCCACAATCAGATTTTAGCTGAGAAAGATTTCCAGTATAGGCTTAATAATCAATATAGTCCAGATTTTAGCACTGTGAGGCCCATTTCTTAAAATGAAGTTGCAAGGCCTACACACTTCTCCAGGGCCCATTATCTCTCTAACCTGGATAGTCCTCTTTTTTTTgggatatttatttatttactatacGCGTGTGTGAATGGGGTTTTTGGTTTCCTGTGAGAGTGTACTTTGAGTTTTGAGCCTGTAACAATGAAGCGATTTTTCAAGCCAATAGAGAAAGATGGTTCTGCAAAGAAACCAACACTGTCCACAAACCAAGAAGACAATGAAAAGAAAGAGGCTTCAGAATCAGAGGAGACCAACAACAATGGCAATACGATGAAGAAAGAGCCATTAAAGTTCGTTACTTGGAATGCTAATAGCTTGCTACTTCGAGTCAAGAACAACTGGCCTGGGTTTTCAAAGTTTGTCTCTGACATTGATCCTGATGTCATTGTCATACAGGTGAAAAACGCAAGCAAATTCTCCATCTTTTGATGTCATCTGTCTCCGTTTTTATACGGGaacttaattaaatttggtTAATGGGTGTAAAGGTGAAGTGGGTTTTTGATGATTGATTATACTAGATTATAATGCCTAGCATTGTGATCTTTTAGTTCCCTATTGTCTAAAGTTGGAATCTTTTAGCTGAATTTTTACCCTTTGTAGTATTTGGTTTGATGGATTTTGCATGTTTTTGAGTTTGATGTTGATTTGGTTGGTATCCAAGGAAATTCAAGGGAATTGTGTGTGTGCATGCGAGTGCTTGAGGGTAGAGACATTCAAGTTTTTAGTTGTTTAAGAGGGGTTTTAACTTATATAATTAACTGAAAAACACGGTTAAGTCCCTGGTAAGACCGTTGATACGAAAAAAACGAagggaaatgttttttttttcccttctttttatgTATTGAGTTAATGAGAAGGAGGAGCCTAACATTTTCTGATTTATTTAGTGATCTTCTTCCCTACCGAGTCCTTCACATTTGAGTGGATCGTAGTTTAAATCTCATTTATGGCACGTCAATTTGGTTCAGACTCATGCTAATCCTAAGTTGAATGAACTTTTGATAAGTA contains:
- the LOC133676034 gene encoding ribosome production factor 2 homolog is translated as MLKVKTPKYGRVKRELEKREPKLVELAKKTLILQGTKTSNVLNTVLSEIYHLKRDNAIRYTRKNDSIRPFESGGETSLEFFSMKTDCSIFVYGSTSKKRPDNLVIGRTYDHHIYDLIEVGVENFKRMDSFTYDKKLAPQAGSKPFIVFSGEAFESVDELKHLKEVLLELLRGEVVDNLNLAGLGRVYVCTAISSNRVFLTHCAMRLKKSGTIVPRIELVEIGPSMDFVVRRHRLPNESLKKEAMKSAKDKLHKKIKNVSKDALQGKLGKIYVPDQKVGEMALPNKAKGVKRERREAKMKNSNNERASKKQKEDS